The Streptomyces europaeiscabiei genome window below encodes:
- a CDS encoding beta-ketoacyl-[acyl-carrier-protein] synthase family protein: MSGDATPGHGGRGARHRVVVTGLGVVTSIGTGVDAFAAGLRAGRSGAKPIGAFDTTGFAYSNACEITDFDAAAWLTAQTPDDLGRAAQFAVAASRMAVADAGLTAQQVRDVRSLVSVGTTDGESRDLDHLTALQVAEGEDTLDEAAARRVWPGRLSAGIVRELGLEDVETVTVPTACAAGNYAVGYGYDAISSGDVEMALCGGADALCRKTFTGFYRLGTIAPDVCRPFDADRQGILTGEGSGILLMESLESALARGARIYAEVLGYGLSCDASHPVAPDRDSIARCITAAHRNAGIEAADVDFISAHGTGTRANDVTEVGAIRQVFGDTLPRTVSIKSMIGHTMGAASALASAACALALRDGFIPPTINHRSTDPECAVDCVPNEAVEAELRVVQNNGLAFGGNNAVLVLGKWEQAA, translated from the coding sequence GTGAGCGGGGACGCGACGCCGGGTCACGGCGGGCGCGGCGCCCGGCACCGGGTGGTCGTCACCGGCCTCGGAGTGGTGACGAGCATCGGTACCGGTGTCGACGCCTTCGCCGCCGGCCTGCGGGCCGGCCGCAGCGGCGCGAAACCGATCGGTGCCTTCGACACCACCGGCTTCGCGTACTCCAACGCCTGCGAGATCACCGACTTCGACGCGGCGGCATGGCTGACCGCCCAGACCCCGGACGACCTGGGCCGGGCCGCGCAGTTCGCGGTCGCCGCGAGCCGGATGGCGGTCGCCGACGCGGGCCTGACCGCACAGCAGGTGCGCGACGTGCGCTCGCTGGTCTCGGTCGGCACCACCGACGGTGAGTCCCGCGACCTCGACCACCTCACCGCGCTCCAGGTCGCCGAGGGCGAGGACACCCTCGACGAGGCGGCGGCCCGCCGGGTGTGGCCCGGCCGGCTGTCGGCCGGCATCGTCCGCGAACTCGGCCTGGAGGACGTGGAGACCGTCACGGTGCCCACCGCCTGCGCGGCCGGCAACTACGCGGTCGGCTACGGCTATGACGCGATCAGCTCCGGAGACGTCGAGATGGCGCTGTGCGGCGGCGCGGACGCACTGTGCCGCAAGACCTTCACCGGCTTCTACCGGCTCGGCACCATCGCACCCGACGTGTGCCGCCCCTTCGACGCCGACCGGCAGGGCATCCTGACCGGCGAGGGCTCCGGCATCCTGCTGATGGAGTCGCTGGAGTCCGCGCTCGCCCGCGGCGCCCGGATCTATGCCGAGGTGCTCGGCTACGGCCTGTCCTGCGACGCCAGCCACCCGGTGGCCCCGGACCGGGACTCCATCGCCCGCTGCATCACCGCGGCACACCGCAACGCCGGCATCGAGGCCGCGGACGTCGACTTCATCTCCGCGCACGGCACCGGCACCAGGGCCAACGACGTGACCGAGGTCGGCGCGATCCGGCAGGTGTTCGGCGACACCCTGCCGCGCACGGTCTCCATCAAGTCGATGATCGGCCACACCATGGGCGCCGCCAGCGCCCTCGCCTCCGCAGCCTGCGCGCTGGCGCTGCGGGACGGCTTCATCCCCCCGACGATCAACCACCGTTCGACCGACCCCGAGTGCGCGGTCGACTGCGTGCCCAACGAGGCGGTCGAGGCGGAGCTGAGGGTCGTTCAGAACAACGGGCTCGCCTTCGGCGGCAACAACGCCGTCCTGGTGCTCGGCAAGTGGGAACAGGCGGCGTAA
- the sbnA gene encoding 2,3-diaminopropionate biosynthesis protein SbnA, with product MPPAELRGILAVVGKTPLIELERLAPDIPVRLFAKAERFNPGGSVKDRSALSMVLTRIRSGELVPGRSTVIESSSGNLAIGLAQICAYFGLRFICVVDARTTQQNLAILRAYGARVEVVTDPDPVTGELLPMRLRRVAELLASTPDSYWPDQYANPLNRQAHLTTMREIAEALDGKVDHLILAAGTGGTLGGCAEYIRQSGLTTTVHAVDAVGSVLFGRTAGCTRLVPGHGASIRPKLLRPSDADHVVHVTDLDCVVGCRRLVRREAILAGGSSGAVVSALDRIAPGLEPGSNVVLILPDGGDRYLDTIYDDTWVRRHFGEIAELSQESGLPPQLIADLEELADIGHR from the coding sequence ATGCCGCCTGCCGAACTCCGGGGAATCCTGGCCGTGGTGGGGAAAACCCCGCTCATAGAGCTGGAAAGGCTCGCACCGGACATACCGGTACGCCTCTTCGCCAAGGCCGAGCGGTTCAATCCCGGCGGCAGTGTCAAGGACCGGTCGGCGCTCTCGATGGTGCTGACCCGGATCCGCTCCGGGGAGCTCGTGCCCGGTCGTTCCACGGTGATCGAGTCCAGTTCCGGGAACCTCGCGATCGGACTCGCCCAGATCTGTGCGTACTTCGGACTGCGCTTCATCTGCGTGGTCGATGCGCGCACCACCCAGCAGAACCTCGCGATCCTGCGGGCCTACGGCGCCCGGGTCGAGGTCGTCACCGACCCGGACCCGGTCACCGGGGAACTGCTGCCCATGCGGCTGCGCAGGGTGGCCGAACTGCTGGCCTCGACACCCGACTCGTACTGGCCCGACCAGTACGCCAACCCGCTCAACCGGCAGGCGCACCTGACCACGATGCGTGAGATCGCCGAGGCGCTGGACGGCAAGGTCGACCACCTGATCCTGGCGGCCGGCACCGGCGGCACCCTGGGCGGTTGCGCCGAGTACATCCGGCAGAGCGGCCTGACGACGACCGTGCACGCGGTGGACGCCGTCGGCAGCGTGCTGTTCGGTCGGACCGCCGGCTGTACCCGGCTGGTGCCGGGCCACGGCGCGTCGATCCGGCCCAAGCTGCTGCGGCCCTCGGACGCCGATCACGTCGTACACGTCACCGACCTGGACTGTGTGGTGGGCTGCCGCCGGCTCGTACGGCGCGAGGCGATCCTCGCGGGCGGCTCCTCGGGAGCCGTGGTCTCCGCGCTGGACCGCATCGCACCGGGCCTCGAACCCGGCTCCAACGTCGTGCTGATCCTGCCCGACGGCGGCGACCGCTACCTCGACACGATCTACGACGACACCTGGGTGCGCCGGCACTTCGGCGAGATCGCCGAGCTGTCGCAGGAGAGCGGTCTGCCGCCGCAACTCATCGCTGATTTAGAGGAGTTGGCGGATATAGGGCACCGATAG
- a CDS encoding acyl carrier protein encodes MTTQLPALNDGQKAEIKEIVCDILELELDEVTDVSLFKEEHDADSLRTIEILSSLERTFGITLTQSELSRMVNLAGVYAVVAEAQVK; translated from the coding sequence ATGACCACTCAGCTCCCCGCCCTGAACGACGGGCAGAAGGCGGAGATCAAGGAGATCGTCTGTGACATCCTCGAGCTGGAGCTCGACGAGGTCACCGACGTCAGCCTGTTCAAGGAGGAGCACGACGCCGACTCGCTGCGCACCATCGAGATCCTCTCCTCCCTGGAGCGGACCTTCGGCATCACCCTGACGCAGTCCGAGCTCAGCCGCATGGTCAACCTCGCCGGCGTCTACGCCGTGGTCGCCGAGGCGCAGGTCAAGTGA